The stretch of DNA GGGCACCGAGACGCTTGCGGATAGACTCCATCACGATCTCGAAATCTGCGCCGTTCTTATCCATCTTGTTCACGAAGCAGATACGCGGAACGCGATACTTGTCACCCTGACGCCAGACAGTCTCAGTTTGCGGCTGCACGCCCGACACCGAGTCAAACAGCGCAACGGCGCCGTCGAGCACCCGCAGCGAACGCTCGACCTCTGCCGTGAAATCGACGTGGCCCGGAGTATCGATGATATTGATACGGATGTTATTCCAGGTGCATGTGGTTGCAGCGGAAGTGATGGTAATTCCGCGCTCCTGCTCCTGCTCCATGTAGTCCATGGTCGCCGTGCCCTCATGCACCTCTCCGATACGGTGCGTGATGCCCGTATAGAAGAGGATGCGCTCGGTGGCAGTCGTCTTTCCGGCGTCAATGTGCGCCATGATTCCGATGTTCCGGCAACGATTTAACGGTACTGTGCGAGCCACGGATATTCTTCCCTGCGGACACCTTGGTCCGCTGTTATTGGTACTACTTGATTCGCTGCGGCCGAGCCCGAAAGCGCCCCGCCCTGCTACTCTTCTATCTGCAACCGGCTATCGCAAATTACCAGCGATAGTGCGCAAAAGCCTTATTGGCTTCCGCCATGCGGTGCACATCTTCCTTCTTCTTCATTGCCGCGCCGCGACCATTCGCCGCGTCAAGCAGCTCATTGGTCAGCTTGTCAATCATTCCCTTTTCGCCACGGGCGCGCCCATAGGTAATGAGCCAGCGAATCGCCAGAGACGTTCGGCGCTCCGGGTTCACTTCGATCGGAACCTGATAGTTTGCGCCGCCGACACGACGAGACTTCACCTCAAGGAGCGGCTTGCAGTTCTCGACCGCGCGCTTGAAGAGCTTGAGGGCTTCGTCGCCGCCTCGCTGCTCCAGGTTCGTCATCGACGTGTAGAAAATACCCTGAGCAGTCGACTTCTTTCCGCCCCACATTAATGAGTTCACAAACTTGGTGACCAGCGTCGAACCGTAAACCGGATCGGGAGCTACTTCCCGCTTCGCAATGTGACCTTTTCTCGGCATTCCTTAAATCCTTTTGCGCTCTGCTCGAGCCGCGTCAAAACCTGAGA from Acidicapsa acidisoli encodes:
- the rpsG gene encoding 30S ribosomal protein S7; protein product: MPRKGHIAKREVAPDPVYGSTLVTKFVNSLMWGGKKSTAQGIFYTSMTNLEQRGGDEALKLFKRAVENCKPLLEVKSRRVGGANYQVPIEVNPERRTSLAIRWLITYGRARGEKGMIDKLTNELLDAANGRGAAMKKKEDVHRMAEANKAFAHYRW